In the Candidatus Binatus sp. genome, one interval contains:
- a CDS encoding TVP38/TMEM64 family protein, with product MTTASSPAPGFLRPKILLIAAAAIAILYGAHRIGAGPWLTNALDWIAGLGALAPVAFIAIYIAACVALLPGSILTIGAGVIFGVVRGSIYVSIAATLGATAAFLVGRYLARDWVSARLEGNAKFKAIDEAVGVEGWKIVVLTRLSPVFPFNLLNYAYGLTRVTLCDYFFASWAGMIPGTILYVYIGSLSGDLARAAGGSARRTPAGWALSAVGFIATVAVVVYATRIGARALREKT from the coding sequence ATGACCACCGCGTCCAGCCCAGCCCCCGGTTTCCTTCGCCCGAAAATTCTGCTGATCGCCGCCGCCGCAATCGCGATCCTCTACGGTGCGCATCGCATCGGCGCCGGACCGTGGCTGACGAACGCGCTTGACTGGATTGCCGGGCTGGGTGCGCTGGCGCCGGTCGCGTTCATCGCAATCTACATCGCGGCGTGCGTCGCGCTGCTTCCGGGGTCGATCCTCACGATTGGCGCCGGCGTGATTTTCGGCGTGGTGCGCGGATCGATCTACGTTTCGATCGCCGCGACGCTCGGCGCCACGGCGGCTTTTCTCGTGGGCCGTTACCTTGCGCGCGACTGGGTGAGCGCGAGACTCGAAGGCAACGCGAAGTTCAAAGCGATCGACGAAGCGGTCGGGGTGGAAGGATGGAAGATAGTTGTCCTGACGCGGCTGTCTCCCGTGTTTCCGTTCAACCTGCTCAACTATGCCTACGGGCTGACGCGCGTGACGCTGTGCGACTACTTTTTTGCGTCGTGGGCCGGGATGATTCCCGGCACAATTCTCTACGTGTATATCGGCTCGCTGAGCGGCGACCTCGCGCGCGCGGCCGGGGGCAGCGCCCGGCGCACGCCCGCCGGATGGGCGCTCTCCGCGGTCGGATTCATCGCGACGGTCGCGGTCGTCGTGTACGCAACGCGAATCGGCGCCCGGGCGCTCCGCGAAAAGACCTAG
- a CDS encoding mercuric reductase codes for MESHALKHEPLDAYNLALTENLHPAAWINPEPARRYNMVVIGAGPAGLVIAAGAAILGAKVALVERDLMGGDCLNFGCVPSKALIRSARAAAAVRDAGRFGVEVPAGVRVNFQAVMERMRRLRAELSPTDSANRFRSLGVDVFIGDGRFTGPDCVEVDGRKLRFRKAAIATGARAAAIPIPGLAAAGYLTNETVFSLTELPRRIAVIGAGPIGCELAQTFARFGAQVTILEVAPQILIREDRDAAERVERAIVRDGVEIITGCRISGVELRGNEKIIATQRAGISREIIADEILIGVGRVPAVEGLNLEAAMIEYDRQNGVKVDDYLRTTNPIVYAAGDVASPYKFTHLADAHARIILRNALFFGLKRASRLTIPWCTYTDPEIAHVGLYEAEAKQRGITVATYTQELAEVDRAVLDGETDGFVKLHVRQGSDRIVGATVVASHAGEIISELTAAIAAGVGLGRLGDVIHPYPTQADAIRRAAGLYTRTRLTPLVAGLMKRWLALAR; via the coding sequence ATGGAATCGCACGCGCTGAAGCATGAGCCGCTCGACGCTTACAACCTCGCGCTGACTGAAAATCTGCATCCCGCCGCATGGATCAACCCCGAGCCCGCGCGCCGCTACAACATGGTGGTGATCGGAGCCGGCCCCGCGGGTCTCGTGATCGCTGCGGGCGCCGCCATTTTGGGCGCGAAGGTTGCGCTGGTCGAGCGTGACCTGATGGGTGGCGATTGCCTGAACTTCGGATGCGTTCCGTCCAAGGCGCTGATCCGCTCGGCGCGAGCGGCCGCCGCAGTTCGCGACGCGGGCCGCTTTGGCGTCGAGGTCCCGGCGGGTGTGCGGGTAAATTTTCAGGCCGTGATGGAGCGGATGCGCAGGCTGCGCGCCGAACTCAGCCCGACCGACTCCGCCAATCGATTTCGCTCCCTGGGCGTCGACGTGTTTATCGGCGACGGTCGTTTCACCGGGCCTGACTGCGTAGAGGTGGACGGCAGGAAGCTTCGTTTCAGAAAGGCCGCGATCGCCACGGGAGCGCGCGCCGCCGCGATCCCGATACCGGGCCTTGCAGCGGCCGGCTATCTGACCAACGAGACGGTTTTTTCGCTGACCGAGTTGCCGCGGCGAATCGCCGTGATTGGCGCCGGGCCGATCGGATGCGAACTTGCGCAGACGTTTGCGCGATTCGGCGCGCAGGTCACCATCCTCGAAGTCGCCCCGCAAATCCTGATTCGCGAGGATCGCGACGCCGCAGAGCGGGTCGAGCGCGCTATCGTCCGCGACGGCGTGGAAATCATCACCGGATGCAGGATTTCCGGCGTCGAATTGCGCGGCAATGAAAAAATAATCGCGACCCAGCGCGCCGGCATCAGCCGCGAGATTATCGCCGACGAGATTTTGATCGGCGTCGGGCGGGTCCCCGCGGTCGAGGGGTTGAATCTCGAAGCCGCGATGATCGAATACGACCGGCAAAACGGCGTGAAGGTCGATGACTACCTGCGCACGACCAATCCGATAGTGTACGCCGCCGGCGACGTCGCATCGCCATACAAGTTTACTCACTTGGCCGACGCGCACGCGCGAATCATACTCCGCAACGCACTGTTCTTCGGACTTAAGCGCGCCAGCCGGCTGACTATTCCATGGTGTACCTATACCGATCCTGAAATAGCGCACGTCGGACTATACGAGGCCGAGGCGAAGCAGCGCGGAATCACGGTCGCGACCTATACCCAGGAACTGGCCGAGGTCGATCGCGCGGTGCTGGACGGAGAAACCGACGGCTTCGTGAAGCTGCACGTCCGCCAGGGGAGCGATCGGATCGTCGGTGCGACGGTGGTCGCGAGCCACGCGGGCGAGATTATCTCGGAACTCACGGCCGCGATCGCCGCAGGCGTCGGATTGGGCCGCCTCGGTGACGTGATCCATCCATACCCGACCCAGGCCGACGCGATCCGCCGCGCCGCGGGACTCTACACGCGCACGCGGCTCACGCCACTGGTCGCGGGACTGATGAAGCGCTGGCTCGCTCTTGCGCGATGA
- a CDS encoding cold shock domain-containing protein: MFGTIKKVVKDKGFGFIIADDGGDEVFFHRSALSPKVYFDDLREGNEVQFDVRPGEKDRQAFNLRLR; this comes from the coding sequence GTGTTTGGCACAATCAAGAAGGTAGTCAAGGACAAGGGCTTCGGCTTCATCATCGCGGACGACGGCGGCGACGAAGTTTTCTTTCATCGCTCGGCGCTGTCGCCCAAGGTCTATTTCGACGACCTGCGCGAGGGCAACGAAGTTCAGTTCGACGTCCGTCCGGGCGAGAAGGACCGTCAGGCATTCAACCTGCGCCTGCGGTGA
- a CDS encoding acetyl-CoA carboxylase biotin carboxyl carrier protein subunit gives MKLTRVGDSREIDAEVISRDGSTIRVRIGDRQLAAEFTANADGGGVLTIDGRRYLIFGARRKDSILVSVGPASFEFMPAEAAFRRRARGLAAPEIIAPMPGKVLKLMVRDGDLVEAGQALVVIEAMKMETTLAAESAAMVKHVRVEEGQMVDHGAVLIELSPSPASSGRESAPRVE, from the coding sequence ATGAAGCTCACGCGCGTGGGCGACTCGCGCGAGATCGACGCCGAAGTGATCTCGCGCGACGGCAGCACGATTCGCGTCCGCATCGGAGACCGGCAACTCGCCGCGGAGTTCACGGCCAATGCGGACGGCGGCGGGGTGCTTACGATCGACGGCCGGCGCTACCTAATTTTCGGCGCGCGGCGAAAGGATTCGATACTCGTTTCAGTCGGTCCCGCGTCCTTCGAGTTCATGCCCGCGGAAGCGGCTTTCCGGCGCCGCGCGCGCGGGCTCGCAGCGCCGGAAATCATCGCGCCGATGCCCGGCAAGGTGCTCAAGCTGATGGTGCGCGATGGCGACCTGGTCGAGGCCGGACAGGCGCTGGTCGTGATCGAAGCGATGAAAATGGAAACCACGCTCGCCGCCGAGAGCGCGGCGATGGTGAAACATGTTCGCGTCGAGGAGGGTCAGATGGTCGATCACGGCGCGGTGCTGATCGAGCTTAGTCCGTCTCCGGCTTCGTCAGGTCGCGAATCCGCGCCTCGAGTCGAGTGA
- a CDS encoding acetyl-CoA carboxylase biotin carboxylase subunit — protein sequence MERRLTKLLVANRGEIALRIIRSARLFGLKTVAVYSAADAKSAHVGAADEAIAIGPAQPAKSYLDIAAIIAAAKHCGADAIHPGYGFLSERPEFAQAAADAQIVFVGPRPEVMAALGDKVAARRIAVAAGVPVVPGIEAAEISATREFAALVGYPLVVKAAAGGGGRGMRVVAQAAQLESALGAAAREAAAAFGDGRIFVEKYLAYPRHIEIQFLGDDHGAVAAFGERDCSIQRRHQKIIEESPAPGLTDQMRAKIIDAALKLARAARYTNAGTAEFLVEGDNFYFLEVNARLQVEHPVTEMRFGCDLVCEQLRIASGGKAPVPAAPRGAAIECRINAEDPEHDFRPATGTVLHLSVPGGPGVRFDSHLARGAEVTPWYDGLLGKLICYGANREEARGRLVNALDEFALLGVTNNAAYLRDIVASGQFRDAKLSTRFIDSFFSGWEIGKSEIDAAIVAAAITGGGAMGDIPSDGAALPAGAERRSPWDDLKNFELWGSRR from the coding sequence ATGGAACGCCGGCTCACAAAACTGCTGGTCGCCAATCGCGGCGAAATCGCGCTTCGGATCATCCGCAGTGCGCGCCTGTTCGGCCTGAAAACCGTGGCTGTCTATTCGGCGGCGGACGCGAAAAGCGCACACGTCGGCGCGGCTGACGAGGCAATTGCGATCGGACCCGCCCAGCCCGCAAAGAGCTACCTCGACATCGCGGCGATAATCGCGGCCGCAAAGCATTGCGGCGCCGACGCGATTCATCCGGGCTACGGATTTCTCTCCGAGCGTCCCGAGTTCGCGCAGGCTGCGGCCGATGCGCAGATCGTGTTTGTCGGGCCGCGGCCGGAGGTGATGGCGGCGCTCGGCGACAAAGTCGCGGCACGGCGAATCGCAGTTGCAGCCGGGGTTCCGGTGGTGCCGGGAATCGAAGCCGCGGAAATTTCCGCGACGCGCGAGTTTGCCGCGCTCGTGGGCTACCCGCTTGTGGTCAAGGCTGCGGCAGGCGGAGGCGGACGCGGGATGCGTGTGGTTGCGCAAGCCGCGCAACTCGAGAGCGCGCTGGGAGCGGCCGCGCGCGAAGCCGCGGCGGCGTTCGGCGACGGGCGGATATTCGTCGAAAAATATCTCGCGTATCCGCGCCATATCGAAATACAGTTTCTCGGCGACGATCACGGCGCCGTGGCCGCTTTCGGCGAGCGTGATTGCTCCATCCAGCGGCGGCATCAGAAGATTATCGAGGAGTCGCCGGCGCCCGGACTCACCGATCAAATGCGCGCGAAAATAATCGACGCGGCGCTGAAACTCGCGCGCGCGGCGCGCTACACCAACGCCGGCACCGCCGAGTTTCTGGTCGAGGGCGACAACTTCTACTTCCTCGAAGTCAATGCGCGCCTGCAAGTCGAGCATCCCGTGACCGAGATGCGCTTTGGGTGCGACCTGGTATGCGAGCAATTGCGGATCGCGTCGGGCGGCAAGGCGCCGGTGCCGGCGGCCCCGCGCGGCGCGGCGATCGAATGCCGAATCAACGCCGAGGATCCCGAGCATGACTTCCGGCCCGCGACCGGAACCGTGCTTCATCTGAGCGTCCCCGGCGGACCGGGCGTGCGCTTCGACTCGCATCTGGCGCGCGGCGCCGAAGTGACGCCGTGGTACGACGGTCTGCTCGGCAAGCTGATCTGCTACGGCGCCAATCGCGAGGAGGCGCGCGGCAGGCTGGTCAATGCGCTCGACGAGTTCGCCTTGCTTGGCGTGACGAACAACGCCGCCTACCTGCGCGATATCGTAGCGAGCGGGCAATTTCGCGACGCGAAACTCTCCACGCGCTTCATCGACTCATTCTTTTCAGGGTGGGAGATCGGCAAGTCTGAAATCGATGCGGCAATTGTGGCGGCGGCGATTACCGGCGGCGGCGCGATGGGCGATATCCCGTCAGACGGCGCTGCGTTGCCGGCCGGCGCTGAGCGCCGTTCGCCGTGGGACGATCTCAAAAACTTCGAGCTGTGGGGATCGCGGCGATGA